From Chaetodon trifascialis isolate fChaTrf1 chromosome 1, fChaTrf1.hap1, whole genome shotgun sequence, one genomic window encodes:
- the LOC139333835 gene encoding transient receptor potential cation channel subfamily M member 1-like yields the protein MDSRGRRGTNGSFKHSSIKRSTSSGSQKTQKAWIERTFQKRECIQVILSKDTSRCSCGQLVTQHTSIPPVAKEEGAPLVQLEVQPTERWSPQKHTQTSPTDAYGVIEFQGGGQVNKATYIRVSNDTKPDHLLHLMVKDWQLELPTLLISVHGGLQNFDLPPKLKQVFGKGLIKAAVTTGAWIFTGGVTTGVIRHVGDALKDHSSKSRGKVCAIGIAPWGIIENKEDLIGRDVTRPYQTMSNPLSKLSVLNSSHSHFILADNGTHGKYGAEVRLRRQLEKHIALQKINTRLGQGVPVVCLILEGGPNIISIVLDSLREEPPVPVVVCDGSGRASDIISFAQRYCGEDGLLSDSVKDQLLVTIQKAFNYSRSQAQQMFLMVMECMKKRSLITVFRMGSEGQQDIEMSILTALLKGTNASASDQLSLALAWNRVDIARSQIFVYGLRWPPVSVLPTDRPKSPAGQRAAAGGGAGKGKARGKKGKGGKSKPEPPEETDPRKLELLSWVNSLEQAMMDALVLDRVDFVKLLIENGVNIHRFLTIPRLEELYNTKLGPANTLHFVVRDVKKGNLPPDYQITLIDIGLVLEFLMGGAYRCNYTRKSFRTLYNNLYGLKRPKALKLLGMEDDEPRAKGKGKKNKKKEEEVDIDVDDPEVSRFQYPFHELMVWAVLMKRQKMALFLWQRGEEAMAKALVACKLYKAMAHESSQSELVDDIYQDLENNSKEFGQLAYELLDQSYKHDEQVAMKLLTYELKNWSNSTCLKLAVAAKHRDFIAHTCSQMLLTDMWMGCLRMGKSNSLKVILGIIFPPAILLLEFRLRDEASYHSSKENEDSKTKEEDNRSSKDAVSNVDSMSKKGDEEEEQKKHRRRTPIGRKIYEFYNAPFTKFWFNTISYLVYLMLYNYIILVKMERWPSLQEWIVISYIITLGLEKVRQILMSEPGKLKQKINVWLEDYWNITDLVAISVFLLGLLLRLQSEPSMGYGRVIYCVDIIFWYIRVLDIFGVNKYLGPYVMMIGKMMIDMLYFVVIMLVVLMSFGVARQAILHPDEEPTWRLARNIFYMPYWMIYGEVFADSIDPPCGDNMYDEDGKKLPPCIPGAWLTPAIMACYLLVANILLVNLLIAVFNNTFFEVKSISNQVWKFQRYQLIMTFHDRPVLPPPLIIFPHIYIVLKRLCCRCRRTPEGDHDDRERRLQLVLSADELKSLHEFEEQCVEEYFREKDDEKQSSNNERIRVTSERVENMFMRLEEVNEREHSMKASLQTVDLRLAQLEEFSSRMVNALEKLAGVDRAELIRTRSRGSSICEPASLLRHSSINSADGYSLYRYELEHDDKISVSGDTEGHDRRVQLSPERRGGNTEGGNTTGEIKEFGSTLEVRGLRERTQSLSNVDILISPCDPDHSPSHVRPASPQCDTTEKPAEKTRLEAAVSFPLERSKVTQYSSSLTLSSSPSSIRKSISSIVYSPAHQDQEGATTLTPPGSEQVFRSNQWGVHPSPRVSVEKNTGDETKQEVEERTSRPSDREQPSEELLVGEDRMYPTLRSKSLNNNPRKIRTKKKESEAMFRSTGSVSDLVSAFSGSTGGPRSRTRSRDSDC from the exons ATGGACAGCCGAGGGAGGAGAGGAACTAACGGATCATTCAAACACTCGTCCATCAAACGCAGCACGTCCTCTGGATCACAGAAG aCCCAGAAAGCGTGGATTGAGAGAACTTTCCAGAAGAGAGAATGTATCCAGGTCATTCTCAGCAAAGACACCAGCAG GTGCAGTTGTGGTCAGCTGGTGACACAGCACACCTCCATCCCTCCTGTAGCCAAAGAGGAGGGAGCCCCTCTGGTTCAGCTGGAGGTCCAACCCACAGAGAGATGGAGCCCCCAAAAACACACCCAGACCTCCCCCACCGATGCCTACGGAGTCATCGAGTTTCAGGGAGGAGGGCAAGTCAACAAGGCCACG tATATCCGGGTCTCCAATGACACTAAACCAGACCACCTGCTCCATCTGATGGTGAAGGACTGGCAGCTGGAGCTGCCCACGCTGCTCATCTCCGTCCACGGAGGCCTGCAGAACTTCGACCTGCCTCCAAAGCTGAAGCAGGTTTTTGGGAAAGGACTGATCAAAGCGGCTGTGACCACCGGAGCCTGGATCTTCACCGGGGGGGTGACCACCG GTGTGATCCGCCATGTTGGAGACGCTCTCAAAGATCATTCATCAAAGTCCAGAGGAAAAGTCTGTGCTATCGGCATCGCACCGTGGGGCATCATCGAGAACAAAGAGGACCTCATTGGGCGAGAC gtaACTCGGCCGTATCAGACGATGTCCAACCCGCTCAGCAAGCTGTCTGTCCTGAACAGCAGCCACTCCCACTTCATCCTGGCCGATAACGGGACTCACGGAAAGTACGGAGCAGAGGTCCGACTCCGCCGGCAGCTGGAGAAACACATCGCTCTGCAGAAGATCAACACAC GTCTGGGTCAAGGCGTCCCTGTGGTGTGTCTGATCCTGGAGGGTGGTCCTAACATCATCTCCATCGTGTTGGACAGTCTGAGGGAGGAGCCTCCGGTCCCCGTCGTTGTCTGCGATGGCAGCGGTCGCGCCTCTGACATCATTTCTTTCGCACAAAGATACTGTGGGGAAGACGG GTTGCTGAGCGACAGCGTGAAAGATCAGCTGCTGGTCACCATCCAGAAAGCCTTCAACTACAGCCGCAGCCAGGCGCAGCAGATGTTCCTCATGGTGATGGAGTGCATGAAGAAGAGATCTCTG ATCACAGTGTTCAGGATGGGCTCAGAGGGACAGCAGGACATCGAGATGTCCATTCTGACGGCTCTGCTCAAAG gtaCGAATGCGTCAGCGTCCGATCAGCTGAGTTTGGCTCTGGCCTGGAACAGAGTGGACATCGCTCGCAGTCAGATATTTGTGTATGGACTGCGCTGGCCC CCTGTGAGCGTTTTACCAACCGACCGGCCAAAAAGTCCCGCAGGCCAGCGGgcggcagcaggaggaggagcggggaAAGGAAAAGCCAGAGGCAAGAAAGGAAAGGGGGGCAAAAGCAAACCTGAACCACCGGAGGAGACAGACCCCCGGAAACTGGAGCTGCTCAGCTGG gTGAACTCTCTGGAACAGGCCATGATGGACGCTCTGGTGTTGGACAGAGTGGATTTCGTCAAGCTGCTGATTGAGAACGGCGTCAACATCCATCGTTTCCTGACTATTCCTCGTCTGGAGGAGCTGTACAACACG AAGTTGGGACCAGCTAACACGCTGCACTTTGTGGTCAGAGACGTGAAAAAG GGGAATCTTCCTCCAGACTACCAGATCACACTGATCGATATCGGCCTGGTGCTGGAGTTCCTGATGGGTGGAGCTTACCGCTGCAACTACACCAGGAAGAGCTTCAGGACGCTGTACAACAACCTGTATGGCCTCAAGAGA CCTAAAGCCCTGAAACTTCTTGGAATGGAG GATGACGAGCCTCGTGCGAaggggaaaggaaagaagaacaagaagaaggaggaggaggtggacatCGACGTGGACGACCCCGAGGTCAGCAGGTTTCAGTATCCCTTCCACGAGCTGATGGTTTGGGCTGTGCTGATGAAGCGCCAGAAGATGGCGCTGTTCCTGTGGCAGCGGGGGGAGGAGGCCATGGCCAAAGCTCTGGTGGCCTGTAAACTCTACAAGGCCATGGCCCACGAGTCATCCCAGAGCGAGCTGGTGGACGACATCTACCAGGACCTGGAGAACAACTCCAA AGAGTTCGGTCAGCTGGCCTACGAGCTGCTGGATCAGTCGTACAAACACGACGAGCAGGTGGCCATGAAGCTGCTGACGTACGAGCTGAAGAACTGGAGTAACTCCACCTGTCTGAAGCTGGCCGTCGCTGCCAAACACAGAGACTTCATcgcacacacctgcagccagATGCTGCTGACCGACATGTGGATGGGCTGTCTGAGGATGGGCAAGAGCAACAGCCTCAAG GTGATTTTAGGGATCATTTTTCCCCCTGCAATTCTTCTCCTGGAGTTTCGTCTCAGAGACGAAGCTTCGTATCATTCGTCCAAAGAGAACGAGGACAGCAAAACTAAAGAGGAGGACAACAGATCCAGCAAG GACGCTGTGTCCAACGTTGACTCCATGTCCAAGaaaggagatgaagaagaagagcagaagaagcaCAGGAGGAGGACTCCCATCGGGAGGAAGATTTACGAGTTCTACAATGCCCCCTTCACGAAGTTCTGGTTCAACACG ATTTCGTACCTGGTGTATCTGATGTTGTATAACTACATCATCCTGGTGAAGATGGAGCGATGGCCGTCGCTGCAGGAGTGGATCGTCATCTCTTACATCATCACTCTGGGACTGGAGAAAGTCCGACAG ATCCTGATGTCTGAACCGGGGAAACTGAAGCAGAAGATCAACGTGTGGTTGGAGGATTACTGGAACATCACAGACCTGGTGGCCATCTCAGTCTTCCTGCTGGGTTTACTGCTGCGGCTGCAGAGTGAGCCGTCCATGGGCTACGGACGCGTCATCTACTGTGTCGACATCATCTTCTGGTACATCAGAGTCCTCGACATCTTCGGAGTCAACAAGTACCTGGGACCCTACGTCATGATGATTGGCAAAATG ATGATCGACATGTTGTACTTCGTGGTCATCATGCTGGTGGTCTTGATGAGTTTCGGTGTAGCTCGGCAGGCCATCCTCCACCCGGACGAGGAGCCAACATGGCGTCTGGCTCGAAACATCTTCTACATGCCGTACTGGATGATCTACGGAGAGGTGTTTGCAGACTCCATAGACC CTCCGTGTGGAGACAACATGTACGATGAAGATGGGAAGAAGCTTCCTCCCTGTATCCCCGGAGCCTGGCTCACTCCAGCCATCATGGCCTGCTACCTGCTGGTCGCCAACATCCTGCTGGTCAACCTGCTCATCGCCGTCTTCAA cAACACGTTCTTCGAGGTAAAGTCCATCTCCAACCAGGTGTGGAAGTTCCAGCGGTATCAGCTGATCATGACCTTCCACGACCGTCCCGTCCTGCCTCCCCCGCTCATCATCTTCCCCCACATCTATATCGTCCTGAAGAGGCTGTGCTGCCGTTGCCGACGGACGCCAGAGGGCGATCACGACGACCGCGAGAGACGACTCC AACTGGTGCTGAGTGCAGACGAGCTGAAGAGTCTGCATGAGTTCGAGGAACAGTGCGTCGAGGAATatttcagagagaaagacgACGAGAAACAGTCGTCCAACAACGAGAGAATCAGAGTCACATCTGAGAG GGTGGAGAACATGTTCATGCGTCTGGAGGAGGTGAATGAGAGGGAGCACTCAATGAAGGCGTCCCTGCAGACTGTGGACCTCCGCCTGGCTCAGCTGGAGGAGTTCTCCAGCCGGATGGTGAACGCTCTGGAGAAGCTGGCGGGTGTCGACCGTGCCGAGCTCATCCGCACCCGATCCAGAGGATCGTCCATCTGCGAGCCGGCCTCTCTGCTGCgacacagcagcatcaacagtGCAGACGGGTACAGCCTGTACCGATACGAGCTGGAACATGACGACAAGATCTCAGTGTCCGGAGACACGGAGGGACACGACAGGAGGGTCCAACTGAGTCCAGAGAGACGAGGGggaaacacagagggaggaaacacAACAG GTGAGATAAAGGAGTTCGGGTCGACTCTGGAGGTGAGAGGACTGAGGGAGAGGACTCAGTCTCTGTCCAACGTCGACATCTTGATCTCCCCCTGTGACCCCGACCACAGTCCCTCCCACGTCCGTCCAGCTTCACCTCAGTGTGACACAACTGAAAAACCAGCAGAGAAAACCCGACTGGAGGCAGCAGTGTCCTTCCCTctggagaggtcaaaggtcacacagtATTCGTCGTCTCTGACTCTTAGcagctccccctcctccatcagGAAGTCCATCAGCAGCATTGTCTACAGCCCCGCTCATCAGGACCAGGAGGGAGCGACCACTTTGACCCCCCCTGGCTCAGAGCAGGTCTTCAGATCCAATCAATGGGGAGTCCACCCCTCCCCCAGAGTGTCAGTGGAGAAGAATACAGGCGACGAAacgaaacaggaagtggaggagagaaCGTCCAGGCCATCTGACAGAGAACAGCCGTctgaagagctgctggtggGGGAGGACAGGATGTACCCCACGCTGCGCTCCAAGAGTCTGAACAACAATCCGAGGAAGATAAGGACgaagaagaaggagagtgaGGCGATGTTTCGCTCGACCGGCAGCGTCTCAGATCTGGTATCAGCATTCAGTGGGTCCACAGGGGGCCCGCGGTCCAGGACCAGGTCCAGAGACTCTGACTGCTGA